A genomic segment from Vagococcus zengguangii encodes:
- the glmU gene encoding bifunctional UDP-N-acetylglucosamine diphosphorylase/glucosamine-1-phosphate N-acetyltransferase GlmU — protein MNKRYAIILAAGQGSRMKSKKYKVLHEIAGKSMVDHVLTQVETLAPEEVVTIVGFGAEMVKETLGERTKYALQSEQLGTGHAVIQAKDILADKEGTTLVICGDTPLLRAETLQELFETHEQSGAKATVLTAHADNPFAYGRIIRDENGAVLKIVEEKDATDEERKVQEINTGTFCFDNKALFESLAKVGNDNEQNEYYLPDVIGILQAQGEMVAAYQMSEFAESIGVNDRKALAVATAAMRRRINEKHMVNGVTFVNPEATYIDVDVVIGNDTLVEAGVNIKGKTVIGSECVIGANSEIVDSVIQDNVVIQSSSIKNAEIASGADVGPYAHIRPNSKVGENVHIGNFVEIKNATLDKGTKVGHLTYVGDADLGKNINIGCGTVFVNYDGKNKFRSVVADDVFIGCNANLIAPVNVGENAYIAAGSTITEDVPSKNMAIARSRQINKPGYADKLPFSK, from the coding sequence ATGAATAAACGTTATGCAATTATTTTAGCAGCGGGACAAGGTTCTCGTATGAAATCAAAAAAATATAAAGTCTTACATGAGATTGCTGGAAAATCAATGGTCGACCATGTGTTAACACAAGTTGAAACATTGGCACCAGAAGAAGTGGTGACAATTGTGGGGTTTGGCGCTGAAATGGTCAAAGAAACCTTAGGTGAGCGTACTAAATATGCGTTACAATCAGAACAATTAGGTACTGGCCATGCGGTGATTCAAGCTAAAGACATCTTAGCTGATAAAGAAGGCACAACGTTAGTTATTTGTGGTGATACACCGTTATTACGTGCCGAAACATTACAAGAATTATTCGAAACGCATGAGCAAAGTGGAGCAAAAGCAACGGTTTTAACGGCACATGCTGATAATCCATTTGCTTATGGTCGTATTATTCGTGATGAAAACGGCGCAGTTTTAAAAATTGTTGAAGAAAAAGATGCAACGGATGAAGAACGTAAAGTTCAAGAAATCAACACAGGCACGTTCTGTTTTGACAATAAAGCCTTATTTGAGTCATTAGCAAAAGTTGGCAATGACAATGAGCAAAATGAGTATTACTTACCAGACGTTATCGGTATTTTACAAGCACAAGGTGAGATGGTAGCGGCTTATCAAATGTCTGAATTCGCAGAGTCAATAGGGGTTAATGATCGTAAAGCGTTAGCTGTTGCAACGGCAGCGATGCGTCGTCGTATTAATGAAAAACACATGGTAAATGGTGTGACGTTTGTTAATCCAGAGGCTACTTATATTGATGTAGACGTGGTTATCGGTAACGATACGCTTGTTGAAGCAGGTGTTAACATCAAAGGGAAAACAGTCATTGGTTCAGAATGTGTGATTGGTGCTAACAGTGAGATTGTTGATAGTGTAATTCAAGACAACGTAGTAATTCAATCGTCTTCTATCAAAAATGCTGAGATTGCTTCAGGTGCCGATGTTGGTCCGTATGCACATATTCGACCAAATTCAAAAGTAGGGGAAAATGTACATATCGGTAACTTCGTCGAAATCAAAAATGCAACGCTAGATAAGGGAACAAAAGTAGGTCATCTAACATATGTTGGCGATGCTGACCTAGGCAAAAATATCAATATTGGTTGTGGAACAGTCTTCGTTAACTATGATGGCAAAAATAAATTCCGCTCAGTGGTTGCAGATGATGTCTTCATCGGATGTAATGCCAACTTGATTGCACCGGTAAATGTTGGCGAGAATGCTTACATTGCGGCTGGTTCAACAATTACTGAAGATGTACCAAGCAAGAATATGGCAATTGCTCGTTCACGCCAAATTAACAAGCCTGGTTATGCAGATAAATTACCATTTTCTAAATAA
- a CDS encoding ribose-phosphate diphosphokinase: MTNHYFDPKLKIFSLNSNKPLAQKIANAIGVELGKSSVKQFSDGEIQINIEESIRGDHVYLIQSTSFPVNDNLMELLIMMDALKRASAKTINVVLPYYGYARQERKARSREPITAKLVADMLTAAGADRVLTLDLHAAQIQGFFNIPVDHLMAAPLLADYFMDKGYEGDDIVVVSPDHGGVTRARKLADFLKAPIAIIDKRRPKANVAEVMNIIGKVEGKKCIIIDDMIDTAGTITLAAQALKDEGATEVIACCTHPVLSGPALERLEQSVIEKVIVTDSIYLPEEKMIEKIEKVSVGELIGDAIKRIHENKPVSPLFESKRM, translated from the coding sequence ATGACAAATCATTACTTTGATCCAAAGTTAAAAATCTTTTCTTTAAATTCCAATAAACCTTTGGCTCAAAAAATCGCAAATGCTATCGGAGTAGAATTAGGAAAATCATCGGTTAAACAATTTAGTGACGGTGAAATTCAAATCAATATTGAAGAAAGTATCCGTGGTGATCATGTTTACTTAATCCAATCAACTAGCTTCCCAGTAAATGACAATTTAATGGAACTATTAATTATGATGGATGCTTTAAAACGTGCAAGTGCTAAAACAATCAACGTTGTATTACCTTACTATGGTTATGCTCGTCAAGAACGTAAAGCACGCTCACGTGAGCCAATCACAGCTAAATTAGTAGCTGATATGTTAACAGCTGCTGGTGCGGACCGCGTCTTAACATTAGATTTACATGCTGCACAAATCCAAGGATTCTTCAATATCCCTGTTGACCATTTAATGGCAGCACCATTATTAGCTGATTACTTCATGGATAAAGGTTATGAAGGTGACGATATCGTCGTTGTATCACCTGACCATGGTGGTGTAACCCGTGCTCGTAAATTAGCTGATTTCTTAAAAGCACCAATTGCGATTATTGATAAGAGAAGACCAAAAGCAAACGTTGCCGAAGTGATGAATATCATTGGTAAAGTGGAAGGCAAAAAATGTATCATTATCGATGATATGATTGATACTGCTGGGACTATTACTTTAGCGGCTCAAGCGTTAAAAGATGAAGGCGCAACAGAAGTTATTGCTTGCTGTACTCATCCAGTTTTATCAGGACCTGCTTTAGAAAGATTAGAACAATCTGTGATTGAAAAAGTTATCGTGACAGATTCAATCTACTTACCAGAAGAAAAAATGATTGAGAAAATCGAAAAAGTAAGTGTTGGGGAATTAATCGGAGATGCAATCAAACGTATCCACGAAAATAAACCAGTTAGTCCGCTATTCGAATCGAAACGTATGTAA
- a CDS encoding recombinase family protein: MKLYVNNELEQTLSMEELQDYQVIELGPLNERVNYLELLAKLGEEKEFYVWKYEALDLNLLAVKRLLDNLKEQGISLRFVNEEENFLAYLMDIGEREKNYLATRTKRGLKRAREKGNFGGRPRVNEEIIEKVRSLYFEKRLTYREIATECNVSIGTVHKYSKMLKEAENQ, from the coding sequence ATGAAACTATATGTGAATAATGAGTTGGAACAAACGTTGAGTATGGAAGAGCTACAAGACTATCAAGTCATTGAGTTAGGACCGTTGAACGAAAGAGTTAATTATTTAGAATTGCTAGCAAAATTAGGTGAAGAAAAAGAGTTTTATGTTTGGAAATATGAAGCGCTAGATCTTAATTTGTTGGCAGTAAAGCGTTTGTTAGATAATCTGAAAGAACAAGGAATTAGTTTGCGTTTTGTTAATGAGGAAGAAAATTTCTTAGCATATTTAATGGATATTGGCGAACGTGAAAAAAATTATTTAGCTACTCGTACTAAACGTGGGTTAAAACGCGCTAGAGAAAAAGGTAATTTTGGTGGTCGTCCACGTGTGAATGAAGAAATTATCGAAAAAGTACGTAGTTTATATTTTGAGAAACGTTTGACTTACCGTGAGATTGCGACTGAGTGTAACGTTTCAATTGGGACAGTACATAAATACTCTAAAATGCTTAAAGAAGCAGAAAATCAATAA
- the mscL gene encoding large conductance mechanosensitive channel protein MscL, producing the protein MIKEFKEFITKGNAFDLAIGVLVGGAFNNIVKALTDSVLTPLISFFIRVITKSNSDGTNIEGLAIPLGETGLKVDFGAFIGAIIQFLITMVVLFFIVKTINKLRDLGTAVLPIEEEVEEEAEPTQEELLQEIVNLLKKDSNETKE; encoded by the coding sequence ATGATTAAAGAGTTTAAAGAATTTATCACAAAGGGAAATGCTTTTGACCTAGCTATTGGTGTTTTAGTTGGGGGGGCTTTTAACAATATTGTAAAAGCTTTAACTGATAGTGTCCTAACACCTCTAATTTCATTTTTCATTCGTGTCATCACAAAAAGTAACAGCGACGGCACAAATATTGAAGGCTTAGCCATCCCACTTGGCGAAACAGGTTTGAAAGTTGACTTTGGTGCATTTATTGGTGCCATTATTCAGTTCTTAATCACAATGGTGGTATTATTCTTCATCGTAAAAACAATCAATAAATTACGAGATTTAGGAACTGCTGTCTTACCGATCGAAGAAGAAGTGGAAGAAGAAGCTGAACCAACACAAGAAGAGTTATTACAAGAAATTGTTAACTTACTGAAAAAAGATTCTAACGAAACAAAAGAATAA
- the yfmF gene encoding EF-P 5-aminopentanol modification-associated protein YfmF has product MSNVLAKNVNLHVIPTKKYKTIHVLIRFASELTREKASLRTLLSSILETNSLNYPQQTDISKKLSDMYGAKMGIGSSKKGNRHYLNAVFSMVNPKYLPNEAGLLAEGFNFMQEILLNPNADGMQFDEETFHREKKNLISYVQSIYDDKQSLASLRLQSLYYSEDEAQQTPGFGRVEDVEKIENSELFNYYQQMLQEDEIDIVILGDIDEQDVLPLVQQFNFVDREALVASPMYQRQRQLTVAERVEKLPVQQGKLNLAYQTDAYFHDTHYFAMQVFNGIFGGFAHSKLFMNVREKESMAYYASSSLDTFRGMMTVQTGIDSQNKEKVLALVSEQLDAIREGNISEEEMQQTKAMIRNQFMLSQDNPSASIESLYLAKKFPQSDISDDEWLNRLEAVTKEEVQAMAQKMELQAIYFMEGGVA; this is encoded by the coding sequence ATGAGTAACGTATTAGCTAAAAATGTTAATCTACACGTAATTCCTACTAAAAAATATAAAACAATTCACGTCTTAATTCGTTTTGCTTCAGAATTGACGCGAGAAAAAGCGAGTTTAAGAACGTTATTAAGCAGTATTTTAGAGACGAACAGTTTAAACTATCCCCAACAAACGGATATTAGTAAAAAATTATCAGATATGTACGGTGCAAAGATGGGAATTGGTTCAAGTAAAAAAGGCAATCGTCATTATTTGAATGCGGTTTTTTCAATGGTTAATCCTAAATATCTCCCTAATGAAGCAGGTTTATTAGCTGAAGGCTTCAATTTTATGCAAGAAATTTTGCTTAATCCGAATGCTGATGGTATGCAATTCGATGAAGAAACGTTTCATCGTGAGAAGAAAAATTTGATTTCTTATGTTCAATCAATTTATGATGACAAACAAAGTTTAGCGTCATTACGCTTGCAATCATTGTATTATTCTGAGGATGAAGCACAACAAACGCCTGGCTTTGGCCGTGTTGAAGATGTCGAAAAAATTGAAAATTCGGAGTTGTTTAATTATTATCAACAAATGCTCCAAGAAGATGAAATTGACATCGTTATTTTAGGGGATATTGATGAGCAAGATGTTTTACCGTTAGTTCAACAATTTAACTTTGTCGATCGTGAGGCATTGGTAGCTAGTCCGATGTATCAACGTCAACGTCAACTTACTGTGGCAGAACGAGTAGAGAAATTACCTGTTCAACAAGGAAAATTAAATTTAGCCTATCAAACAGATGCTTACTTCCATGACACTCATTATTTTGCTATGCAAGTATTCAACGGTATTTTTGGTGGATTTGCTCATTCTAAATTATTTATGAATGTGCGTGAGAAGGAGAGCATGGCGTATTATGCTTCAAGTTCGCTCGACACGTTTAGAGGAATGATGACAGTTCAAACAGGAATTGACAGTCAAAACAAAGAAAAAGTATTGGCATTGGTCTCAGAACAATTAGATGCGATTCGTGAGGGAAACATTAGTGAAGAAGAAATGCAACAAACTAAAGCAATGATTCGTAATCAATTTATGTTGTCTCAAGATAACCCAAGCGCTAGTATTGAGTCGCTTTATTTAGCCAAAAAATTCCCACAATCAGATATTAGCGATGATGAATGGTTGAATCGATTAGAGGCAGTAACAAAAGAAGAAGTCCAAGCAATGGCACAAAAGATGGAACTACAAGCTATTTATTTCATGGAAGGGGGAGTAGCTTAA
- the yfmH gene encoding EF-P 5-aminopentanol modification-associated protein YfmH, producing MEKKVYELINETLYTETLPNGLKVALLPKEGFHKTYSLFTTDYGSIDEEFKPLGQDEFVKVPDGIAHFLEHKMFEKEDGDVFQLFGKQGASANAFTSFTKTSYLFSSTDQVEKNLTTLLDFVQAPYFTEDTVEKEKGIIGQEIQMYDDDPNWRTFFGLLQAMYPKHPLHIDIAGTIDSIAEITAEDLYLCYNTFYHPSNMNLFVVGKMDPEAMMALIRENQASKEFTAMPPIERKFPEETAADIVKESTIYLDVTRPKAYVGIKGLEALPTDGYELLRNRTAASLLFQMLIGTTSDNYLAMYNEELVDDSFGFEFNMDRGFYFADFGGDTDQPVELAERLKEILLTAKDSPELTEERLSLLKKRMMGNYLQSLNSLEYIANQFSKDSFGEATLFDMVDVIDSIMLEDIQGVINHFIKEEAMVTLYVYPKNKE from the coding sequence ATGGAAAAAAAAGTTTACGAGCTAATTAACGAAACGCTTTATACAGAAACCCTTCCCAATGGTTTGAAAGTAGCGTTGCTACCAAAAGAGGGCTTCCATAAAACGTATTCCTTATTTACAACCGATTACGGTTCAATTGATGAGGAATTTAAACCGTTAGGACAAGATGAATTTGTTAAAGTGCCCGACGGAATTGCCCATTTCTTAGAGCATAAAATGTTTGAAAAGGAAGACGGCGATGTTTTTCAGTTATTTGGTAAACAAGGGGCATCCGCGAACGCTTTTACAAGTTTTACTAAAACAAGTTATTTATTTTCAAGTACCGATCAGGTGGAGAAAAATTTAACGACCTTATTAGACTTTGTGCAAGCGCCATACTTTACTGAAGACACGGTAGAAAAAGAAAAAGGCATTATCGGACAAGAAATTCAAATGTACGATGATGATCCAAATTGGCGTACTTTCTTTGGATTATTACAAGCAATGTATCCAAAACATCCGCTACATATTGATATTGCTGGAACGATTGATAGTATCGCTGAAATTACAGCTGAGGATTTATATCTATGTTATAACACCTTCTATCATCCGAGTAATATGAATCTTTTTGTGGTTGGGAAGATGGATCCAGAAGCAATGATGGCGTTAATTCGTGAGAATCAAGCGAGCAAAGAATTTACAGCAATGCCGCCAATTGAACGTAAATTCCCAGAAGAAACAGCCGCAGACATCGTAAAAGAATCGACGATTTATCTAGATGTGACACGTCCTAAAGCGTATGTTGGTATTAAAGGTTTAGAAGCCTTACCAACAGATGGCTATGAGTTGTTGCGTAATCGAACAGCGGCCTCATTACTATTCCAGATGTTAATTGGCACAACATCAGATAATTATTTGGCTATGTATAACGAAGAGTTAGTCGACGATAGCTTTGGTTTTGAGTTTAATATGGACCGTGGTTTCTACTTTGCTGATTTCGGTGGCGATACAGATCAACCCGTCGAATTAGCTGAAAGATTAAAAGAGATCTTATTAACTGCTAAAGATAGTCCAGAATTAACAGAGGAACGTTTAAGTTTACTTAAAAAACGCATGATGGGAAATTACTTACAGTCATTAAATTCATTGGAATATATTGCCAATCAATTTAGTAAAGATAGCTTTGGCGAAGCAACGTTATTTGATATGGTAGATGTTATTGATTCAATCATGTTAGAAGATATTCAAGGGGTTATCAATCACTTTATTAAAGAAGAAGCGATGGTCACTTTATATGTTTACCCGAAAAATAAGGAGTAG
- the ymfI gene encoding elongation factor P 5-aminopentanone reductase, whose protein sequence is MKHALILGASGDIGTACARVLAAQGWSLYLHYFRNQDKISALQQQLIADYPTQEFFVIQADLNQAGASDKITKSLFNIDGVVVANGQTIYQLLTETTSHAMDDLWTSMLKNPVEICQQVQAKLSREHQGKIVFIGSVYGLQGSAMEVMYSTVKGAQHAFVKAYAQEVASLGITVNAVAPGAVATQMNTDWTAEEMQELLNEIPLNRMAKPEEIGAAVGFLMSKSANYITGTILPVTGGWKV, encoded by the coding sequence ATGAAACATGCGTTAATTTTAGGAGCGAGCGGTGATATTGGCACAGCCTGCGCCCGTGTTTTAGCAGCGCAAGGTTGGTCACTATATCTACACTATTTTCGTAATCAAGATAAAATTAGTGCGCTACAACAACAGTTAATTGCTGATTATCCGACGCAAGAATTTTTTGTGATTCAAGCTGATTTGAATCAAGCGGGTGCAAGTGATAAAATAACTAAGTCGCTCTTTAATATAGATGGCGTAGTGGTCGCTAACGGCCAAACCATTTATCAGCTATTGACTGAAACAACCAGTCACGCGATGGATGATTTGTGGACAAGTATGTTGAAAAATCCAGTCGAAATATGTCAGCAAGTGCAGGCTAAATTAAGTCGAGAACATCAGGGGAAAATCGTCTTTATTGGCTCAGTCTATGGCTTACAAGGTAGTGCGATGGAAGTGATGTATAGTACAGTCAAAGGCGCGCAACATGCGTTTGTTAAAGCATACGCCCAAGAAGTAGCGAGCCTTGGAATTACGGTGAATGCCGTCGCGCCAGGTGCGGTTGCCACACAAATGAATACTGATTGGACAGCAGAAGAGATGCAAGAATTATTAAACGAAATACCGCTAAATCGCATGGCAAAACCTGAGGAAATCGGTGCTGCAGTAGGCTTTTTAATGAGTAAATCAGCAAATTATATAACAGGAACAATATTACCAGTTACAGGTGGCTGGAAAGTATAA
- a CDS encoding helix-turn-helix domain-containing protein, translating to METIGERLRKARLSKGITIEDLQKMTKIQARYLSAVEDNQFELLPGTYYARNFIRQYAQAVGLDDEELIKLYENGGEAINPVGESAGASRTELNRRKHRTSNISKDRWPMILLSLASLLIIATVFWLTLRQSNPKQVIKPNDNVVVEGSFEESTDKPDKNKETASSESKEATREEESSESKEKEELKTTIDIGEEIGRDTEIAVKSSEKQATVKIKSTGGRCWIGITADGQSAYNATVEANQEAEVKLDENVKNAVITLGAANAVELFVNGEKVDFNKTGTNLDMRNLNLALSYLDKEND from the coding sequence ATGGAAACAATTGGAGAAAGACTAAGAAAAGCAAGGCTATCTAAAGGTATAACGATTGAAGATTTACAAAAAATGACAAAAATTCAAGCACGCTATTTATCGGCGGTCGAAGATAATCAATTTGAATTGTTACCTGGTACATATTATGCTCGTAATTTTATTCGTCAATACGCTCAAGCAGTCGGATTGGATGATGAGGAGCTAATTAAGCTATATGAGAACGGTGGAGAAGCGATTAATCCCGTTGGTGAAAGTGCAGGTGCCTCACGAACAGAGTTAAATCGTAGAAAGCACCGCACGAGCAATATCAGTAAAGATAGATGGCCGATGATTTTACTTAGTTTAGCGTCTTTACTAATTATTGCAACGGTCTTTTGGTTGACATTAAGACAGTCAAATCCTAAACAAGTGATTAAACCAAATGATAATGTCGTAGTAGAGGGAAGCTTTGAAGAGTCAACTGATAAGCCAGACAAAAACAAAGAAACAGCAAGTTCTGAATCTAAAGAAGCAACTAGGGAAGAAGAATCTTCTGAATCTAAAGAAAAAGAAGAACTTAAAACAACCATTGACATAGGGGAAGAAATAGGTCGTGATACAGAAATTGCGGTGAAATCGTCTGAAAAACAAGCCACAGTCAAAATCAAAAGTACTGGTGGTCGTTGTTGGATCGGTATTACAGCCGATGGACAAAGTGCTTATAACGCGACTGTCGAGGCCAATCAAGAAGCAGAAGTTAAGTTAGATGAAAACGTGAAAAACGCCGTGATTACATTAGGCGCTGCGAATGCAGTGGAATTATTTGTTAATGGTGAAAAAGTTGACTTTAATAAAACAGGAACAAATCTAGATATGCGTAACTTGAATTTAGCGTTAAGCTATTTAGATAAAGAGAACGATTAA
- the pgsA gene encoding CDP-diacylglycerol--glycerol-3-phosphate 3-phosphatidyltransferase, whose product MNLPNKLTVLRILMIPIFIIVVGANMDWGSFSVGGTEVEWTQFVAMIIFAIASLTDWLDGKIARSQGLVTNFGKFADPLADKMLVMTAFIMLVAQGKAPAWVVAIIVCRELAVTGLRLLLVEDGEVMAAAWPGKVKTATQMLAIIFLLINNVPFEGLGIPVATILLYACLVFTIYSGVDYFIKNSHVFKGSM is encoded by the coding sequence ATTAATTTACCAAATAAATTAACCGTATTGCGAATCCTTATGATTCCAATCTTTATTATTGTTGTAGGAGCGAACATGGACTGGGGAAGTTTCTCAGTTGGTGGCACAGAAGTTGAATGGACACAATTTGTTGCAATGATTATTTTTGCAATCGCTAGTTTAACGGATTGGTTAGACGGTAAAATTGCTCGTTCCCAAGGTTTGGTGACAAATTTTGGGAAGTTTGCTGATCCATTAGCCGATAAAATGTTAGTAATGACAGCCTTTATCATGCTAGTGGCACAAGGCAAAGCACCAGCTTGGGTAGTTGCAATCATTGTGTGTCGTGAGTTAGCTGTCACAGGTTTACGTTTGTTATTAGTGGAAGATGGTGAAGTGATGGCGGCTGCTTGGCCAGGAAAAGTCAAAACCGCTACGCAAATGTTAGCGATTATTTTCTTACTAATTAACAATGTTCCATTTGAAGGGTTAGGGATTCCAGTTGCAACTATCTTATTGTATGCTTGTTTAGTTTTCACCATTTATTCAGGTGTTGATTACTTTATCAAGAATTCTCATGTTTTTAAAGGGTCAATGTAA